Proteins encoded together in one Archaeoglobus neptunius window:
- a CDS encoding histone deacetylase family protein gives MVTGIVFHEEYLKHEQSPTHPERRERLAYTMDQLREEGIFDSENIVILEPFRASRKDVLEVHTREYVEFLERESKTGGMIDFDTNIPVGVFERALLAVGGAIRAAEAVVDGECKNAFAMIRPPGHHAKPYIGAGFCYFNNMAIMVKWILKNGFDRVAILDWDAHHGDGTQEIFYDDDRVLFISTHQMPLYPGTGYPEECGTGKGEGYTVNIPLPPGTGDEGYMMVIDEIIEPVINEFKPEFIAISAGQDNHFTDPITSLALTSRGYAEIMRRAVEMSERLCEGRLVAVLEGGYSVEGALPYTNLGIIAAMAGMDISSIREPENYLAELMWRKRDSALAKLKANIEDVKKVHSKYWDCFG, from the coding sequence ATGGTTACAGGCATTGTATTTCACGAGGAATATTTGAAACATGAACAGAGTCCAACACATCCCGAGCGAAGAGAAAGACTGGCGTACACGATGGACCAGCTAAGAGAGGAAGGAATTTTTGATTCAGAAAATATAGTCATCCTGGAGCCGTTTAGGGCTAGCAGGAAAGACGTTCTGGAGGTACACACCAGGGAATACGTAGAGTTTCTGGAGAGGGAGAGCAAAACGGGGGGTATGATTGACTTCGATACCAACATACCTGTAGGCGTTTTTGAAAGGGCTCTTCTTGCCGTTGGTGGTGCGATAAGGGCTGCAGAGGCTGTTGTTGATGGAGAGTGCAAAAATGCATTTGCAATGATTCGACCACCGGGACACCATGCAAAGCCGTATATCGGTGCTGGTTTTTGCTATTTCAACAATATGGCCATAATGGTAAAGTGGATTCTTAAAAACGGGTTTGACAGAGTGGCAATTCTTGACTGGGATGCTCACCACGGAGATGGCACGCAGGAAATATTTTACGATGATGACAGGGTTCTCTTCATCTCAACACATCAGATGCCGCTCTACCCCGGAACGGGCTATCCCGAGGAATGTGGGACCGGAAAAGGAGAGGGTTACACGGTGAATATACCACTCCCTCCCGGAACGGGAGACGAAGGCTACATGATGGTCATAGATGAAATTATCGAGCCTGTAATAAACGAATTCAAACCCGAATTTATAGCGATCTCCGCTGGCCAGGACAATCACTTTACAGACCCGATAACAAGTCTAGCCTTGACATCCAGAGGGTACGCTGAGATTATGAGAAGGGCGGTTGAAATGTCGGAAAGACTCTGTGAGGGCAGACTTGTAGCCGTTCTTGAGGGAGGGTACAGTGTTGAGGGTGCATTGCCATACACGAATCTTGGAATTATCGCCGCCATGGCAGGGATGGATATTTCATCCATCCGGGAGCCCGAAAACTACCTTGCAGAGCTTATGTGGAGAAAAAGGGATTCGGCTTTGGCCAAGCTGAAGGCAAATATAGAGGATGTGAAAAAAGTTCACTCAAAATACTGGGACTGTTTTGGATGA
- the queD gene encoding 6-carboxytetrahydropterin synthase QueD — translation MMAEMIIGVLTSFSAAHSIPGHQRCGRIHGHNFRVEVEIAGEIKGNGMVMDFFDLKKEVNAVISEFDHRFINEIIEIPTSENICIYIFEKLREKGLKVIRVRVSENEDKWAEIRA, via the coding sequence ATGATGGCGGAGATGATAATTGGCGTCCTGACATCATTCAGTGCGGCCCACAGCATTCCGGGCCATCAAAGGTGCGGGCGAATCCACGGACATAATTTCAGGGTAGAAGTGGAGATAGCCGGAGAGATCAAAGGAAACGGAATGGTTATGGACTTTTTTGATCTTAAAAAGGAAGTTAATGCCGTAATTTCGGAATTCGACCATAGGTTTATCAATGAGATAATAGAAATTCCAACTTCCGAGAATATCTGTATCTATATTTTCGAGAAACTTCGGGAAAAGGGCTTGAAAGTTATTAGAGTTAGAGTTTCGGAAAATGAGGACAAATGGGCAGAAATCAGAGCGTAG
- a CDS encoding winged helix-turn-helix transcriptional regulator, with protein sequence MRKGQLDDIDKAIIENILRGKTQSEIADMLGITLRTVQNRVRTLEESEYLIKIKEGYWKANYQKLGLSTLTVTFIDLDIESKPRIDEVIEHFKKLDFVENILELVGSAYDLCLIVRYKDISEFNEQRRKFMEWFVKNGIRINHLTTYISSKSHKDHRRTILD encoded by the coding sequence ATGCGAAAAGGACAGCTTGATGATATAGATAAGGCCATAATTGAAAACATTCTGAGGGGCAAGACTCAGAGTGAAATTGCTGACATGCTCGGGATAACCTTAAGAACCGTTCAGAACAGAGTCAGAACGCTTGAAGAGAGCGAATACCTGATAAAAATAAAGGAGGGCTACTGGAAGGCCAATTATCAGAAACTTGGATTGAGCACCCTTACTGTCACCTTCATCGATCTGGATATAGAATCAAAACCCAGAATTGATGAGGTAATAGAGCATTTCAAAAAACTCGATTTTGTCGAGAACATCCTGGAGCTGGTTGGTTCCGCATATGATCTCTGTCTCATCGTGCGGTATAAAGATATTTCAGAATTTAACGAGCAGAGAAGAAAGTTTATGGAGTGGTTTGTGAAGAATGGAATCAGAATAAATCACCTCACGACGTACATATCCTCGAAATCCCATAAGGATCACAGGCGGACAATACTGGATTGA
- a CDS encoding thiolase domain-containing protein — MRVGVIGVGCSKFGRRDDVTIQELSYEAVKEALEDAGIAQDDIDLSVVGSVNTRGYELMPAVPVNEYCGFEDRGPFRVEAACATGTAAIYAACTSIASGMADVAIAIGVEKMTEIETAVSLAIGGRAGNYLWEFHQYGTTFPGYYAMHATAHMARYGTTEEQLAKVAVKAHGNAVKNPKAHFQKEITVEDVLNSRYIAYPLKLYDCSPISDGSAAAILASEERIRELGIDNVVWIESAGYASDTSNMTNRESFVGLKAAVMAADMAYRKAGIDNPVKEIDLAAVHDCFTIAEIMAYEDLRFCRKGEGGRLVENGDTEIGGKLPVNTFGGLKAKGHPLGATGVAMVYEVVKQLREEAGRLQVDLRSNRALIHNIGGTGHFAFVMIFRR, encoded by the coding sequence ATGAGAGTAGGGGTTATCGGAGTTGGCTGCTCGAAATTCGGCAGAAGGGATGATGTTACAATTCAGGAACTGTCATACGAGGCGGTAAAAGAGGCTCTTGAAGATGCTGGAATAGCTCAGGACGATATCGATCTGAGCGTTGTTGGTAGCGTTAACACCAGAGGATACGAACTCATGCCGGCCGTACCGGTTAATGAGTACTGTGGATTTGAGGACAGGGGGCCGTTTCGGGTTGAGGCGGCATGTGCAACCGGAACGGCTGCGATTTATGCTGCCTGCACCTCTATTGCATCCGGAATGGCAGATGTGGCCATAGCTATCGGTGTTGAGAAAATGACTGAGATTGAGACTGCAGTTTCCCTTGCCATTGGGGGGAGAGCAGGAAACTACCTCTGGGAGTTTCATCAATACGGCACGACCTTTCCGGGCTATTACGCTATGCATGCCACAGCCCACATGGCGAGATACGGAACAACCGAGGAACAGCTTGCAAAGGTAGCCGTTAAAGCACATGGAAATGCAGTCAAAAATCCGAAAGCGCATTTTCAGAAGGAGATTACGGTTGAGGATGTGCTGAACTCCAGGTACATTGCATATCCTCTGAAACTCTACGATTGCTCTCCCATCAGCGACGGCTCGGCAGCAGCAATTCTGGCGAGTGAAGAGAGGATAAGGGAGCTAGGGATTGATAATGTTGTATGGATAGAATCTGCCGGATATGCTTCCGATACATCGAACATGACCAACAGGGAGAGTTTTGTGGGATTGAAGGCTGCCGTTATGGCTGCTGATATGGCCTACAGGAAGGCTGGGATCGATAATCCTGTAAAAGAGATTGATCTCGCAGCAGTTCATGACTGTTTCACAATTGCGGAGATTATGGCTTATGAAGACCTCAGATTTTGCAGGAAAGGCGAGGGCGGCAGACTGGTTGAGAATGGGGATACTGAGATTGGCGGAAAACTGCCGGTAAATACATTCGGAGGCCTGAAGGCGAAAGGACATCCTCTTGGTGCTACCGGTGTTGCTATGGTTTATGAGGTTGTGAAGC
- a CDS encoding 7-carboxy-7-deazaguanine synthase QueE → MRANLIEIFRSVQGEGFYVGVKQLFIRFSGCNLNCYYCDTPKTSEKCHDRIRGRQILNPVSATYVQNLIDTSRVHSVCLTGGEPMLHAEFISNLNRTKPFYLESNMTLPEKARKLRFVDYVAGDLKVRESRVEGYDEVLEKTVECFKILKNTRNRKTFCKIVLPDDFDEEEIINSALEIKNYVFGFVLQPVFGSGVEKILKLQDKMMEFADTRVIPQVHKYLGVR, encoded by the coding sequence ATGAGAGCAAATCTGATTGAGATTTTCAGGTCAGTTCAGGGAGAAGGCTTCTACGTTGGAGTTAAGCAGCTCTTCATTCGATTTTCTGGCTGTAATTTGAACTGCTACTACTGTGATACTCCTAAAACCTCGGAGAAGTGCCATGATCGTATCAGAGGCAGACAGATTCTTAATCCCGTCTCTGCAACGTACGTACAGAACTTAATCGACACTTCGAGGGTCCACTCTGTCTGCCTCACAGGAGGAGAACCGATGCTGCATGCAGAGTTTATTTCCAACCTCAACAGGACAAAACCGTTTTACCTCGAATCGAACATGACTCTGCCGGAAAAGGCCAGAAAGCTTAGATTTGTGGATTATGTAGCCGGTGACCTGAAGGTCAGGGAGTCGAGGGTGGAAGGATATGACGAGGTGCTGGAAAAAACCGTAGAGTGCTTTAAAATTCTGAAAAACACAAGAAATAGAAAAACCTTCTGCAAGATAGTTCTTCCGGATGATTTTGATGAGGAAGAGATAATAAACTCAGCGTTGGAAATCAAGAACTATGTATTTGGCTTCGTTCTCCAGCCTGTTTTTGGTAGCGGGGTGGAAAAAATACTTAAGCTGCAGGATAAGATGATGGAATTCGCCGATACGAGGGTTATCCCTCAGGTTCATAAATATTTGGGGGTGAGATGA
- the queC gene encoding 7-cyano-7-deazaguanine synthase QueC: MKAVMLLSGGVDSSTLLYYLLDKGYEVHAISFYYGQKHSKEMVSAERVAEEAGKRGKVHYLQVDISTIHDLISHGALTGEDEVPKAFYTEESQKRTIVPNRNMILLSIAAGYAVKIGAGEVYYAAHLSDYSIYPDCRKEFVKALDTAVYLGNLWTPVEVKAPFVEMTKADIVKLGLQLGVPYELTWSCYEGNDRPCLSCGTCLERTEAFIINKTRDPLLSDEEWEIAVKTYEEMKEDESKSD, encoded by the coding sequence ATGAAAGCTGTAATGCTGCTGAGCGGTGGTGTCGATTCGTCAACCCTGCTCTACTACCTCCTGGATAAAGGATATGAGGTTCACGCCATCAGCTTTTACTATGGGCAAAAGCATTCGAAGGAGATGGTGAGTGCAGAGAGGGTTGCAGAGGAGGCGGGGAAGAGAGGCAAGGTACATTACCTGCAGGTTGACATATCAACGATTCATGATCTGATATCTCATGGGGCGTTGACAGGGGAGGATGAGGTACCAAAGGCATTTTACACAGAGGAAAGCCAGAAAAGAACAATAGTACCGAACAGAAACATGATACTGCTGTCAATTGCTGCAGGATACGCTGTTAAAATTGGAGCTGGGGAGGTATACTACGCTGCACACCTGAGTGATTACAGCATTTACCCTGACTGCAGGAAGGAATTTGTAAAGGCTCTAGACACGGCTGTGTATCTCGGCAATCTGTGGACTCCTGTAGAGGTAAAGGCTCCGTTTGTCGAGATGACCAAGGCCGATATAGTAAAACTGGGACTGCAGCTCGGAGTTCCATACGAACTTACCTGGAGCTGCTATGAGGGAAATGACAGGCCATGCCTGAGCTGTGGCACATGTCTGGAAAGGACGGAGGCATTTATTATCAATAAAACCAGGGATCCGCTTCTGAGTGATGAAGAGTGGGAAATTGCAGTAAAAACCTATGAAGAGATGAAGGAGGATGAGAGCAAATCTGATTGA
- a CDS encoding response regulator: protein MRALVVDDNEDVYEIFKIILQEFEVYHARNGKEAVEMYRKLKPDIVLMDIFMPVMDGIYASKEILSMDPRAKIIAVTAFAKREDVLKSVGVKEVIEKPFTKRELIQIIDTVVRG, encoded by the coding sequence ATGCGTGCCTTGGTGGTAGATGACAATGAGGATGTTTACGAGATTTTTAAGATTATTCTGCAGGAATTTGAGGTATACCACGCTAGAAATGGTAAAGAAGCTGTGGAGATGTACAGAAAGCTTAAACCGGACATTGTTCTGATGGATATATTTATGCCAGTTATGGATGGAATATATGCAAGCAAAGAGATTCTTTCCATGGATCCTAGGGCAAAAATTATAGCCGTTACAGCCTTTGCGAAAAGGGAGGACGTTCTGAAAAGCGTCGGTGTTAAGGAAGTCATTGAAAAGCCCTTTACAAAACGGGAGCTTATACAGATAATTGACACCGTGGTCAGAGGTTGA
- a CDS encoding endonuclease V encodes MNLEKLRKIQEDIAKRVELSDMYPIEEVEYVIGVDQAFLNDEVISCAVKYTFPDLEKVDEVVEVEKVRFPYIPTFLMFREGKPAINAVKKIADGNSVILVDGSGIAHPRRCGLATYLAVYLKKPSIGITKKKLFGNAVKIDDSLWKLMDGDRLIGYSLKSCKRCNPIYISPGSFISPKTSLKIVKMCLRGYKLPEPVRMADRLAREFKRSLTSKLK; translated from the coding sequence ATGAACCTCGAAAAACTCAGAAAAATCCAGGAGGATATCGCAAAAAGGGTCGAACTGTCAGACATGTACCCCATAGAAGAGGTGGAGTACGTTATTGGCGTTGATCAGGCTTTTTTAAATGACGAGGTAATCTCCTGCGCTGTGAAGTACACATTTCCCGATTTAGAAAAGGTTGACGAGGTCGTAGAGGTAGAAAAAGTGAGATTTCCTTACATACCAACCTTTCTGATGTTCAGGGAGGGAAAACCAGCAATAAATGCTGTGAAAAAGATTGCCGACGGTAATTCGGTAATCCTGGTGGACGGCAGCGGTATTGCCCATCCCAGAAGATGCGGACTTGCGACATACCTTGCAGTTTACTTAAAAAAGCCCTCAATTGGTATAACAAAGAAAAAGCTGTTTGGAAATGCAGTAAAGATCGATGACTCTCTGTGGAAACTGATGGATGGAGACAGACTAATCGGATACAGTTTAAAGAGCTGCAAGAGATGCAATCCGATATACATCTCACCGGGAAGCTTCATCTCGCCTAAGACTTCTCTAAAAATCGTTAAAATGTGTCTCAGAGGATACAAACTACCCGAACCTGTCAGGATGGCGGACAGACTTGCAAGAGAGTTCAAAAGAAGCTTAACCTCAAAGCTTAAATAA
- a CDS encoding NADH:flavin oxidoreductase produces MLLFTPVETENLRMKNRLVRSATAESMATKEGFVTDEMVELYKKLAEGGAGTVITGYMFVSEEGRASYKMTGISEDRHVDGLKKLVSTVKKADRSVVFVAQLAHAGRQTFISPVAPSAVKDPFTGIEPREMTGEDIERVIDDFVNAALRAEKAGFDAVQLHAAHGYLLSEFISPHTNRRKDEYGRERAKILLDIFEGIRGKSRIPVMIKMNACDFVPGGLEVGEAVRIAKLLDDIGFEAIEVSGGMYESIYHQRYNVVSQKVGKSGEAYFRDYAFRIKEAVNIPVMVVGGVRSLDVAESLLEKVEFVSMSRPLIRDPFLPRKMMAGEADRSDCKSCNLCLTAIFEGKPLGCYSKN; encoded by the coding sequence ATGCTCCTTTTCACACCGGTTGAAACGGAAAACCTGAGGATGAAAAACAGACTAGTGAGGTCGGCCACGGCAGAGTCAATGGCGACAAAAGAGGGTTTTGTTACAGATGAGATGGTCGAACTCTACAAAAAGCTTGCAGAAGGTGGGGCGGGAACTGTAATCACCGGGTACATGTTTGTCAGTGAAGAGGGCAGAGCATCCTACAAGATGACGGGAATAAGCGAGGACAGGCATGTTGATGGTTTAAAAAAACTCGTCTCGACGGTGAAAAAAGCTGATAGGAGTGTGGTTTTCGTTGCTCAGCTTGCCCACGCCGGAAGACAGACCTTCATAAGTCCCGTAGCCCCATCCGCAGTAAAGGATCCATTCACGGGAATTGAGCCAAGGGAGATGACTGGGGAGGATATAGAGAGGGTAATTGATGATTTCGTGAATGCTGCCCTGAGAGCTGAAAAGGCAGGATTTGACGCCGTTCAGCTACACGCTGCACATGGATATTTGCTCAGTGAGTTTATCTCTCCACATACGAACCGCAGAAAGGATGAGTACGGTAGGGAAAGGGCAAAGATCCTTCTGGACATCTTTGAAGGGATCAGGGGGAAGAGCAGGATTCCGGTGATGATCAAGATGAACGCCTGTGATTTCGTGCCGGGAGGTCTTGAGGTGGGTGAGGCAGTGAGAATAGCGAAACTGCTTGATGATATCGGCTTTGAAGCCATCGAGGTCAGTGGAGGTATGTACGAGTCCATTTACCATCAGCGCTATAATGTTGTGAGTCAGAAGGTAGGTAAAAGCGGGGAGGCTTATTTCAGAGATTACGCTTTCAGGATAAAGGAAGCTGTGAATATTCCGGTGATGGTGGTTGGTGGTGTGAGGAGTCTTGATGTTGCGGAATCTCTGCTTGAGAAGGTTGAGTTCGTCTCAATGTCAAGACCCCTGATCAGAGACCCGTTTTTGCCAAGGAAAATGATGGCAGGGGAAGCGGACAGGAGTGACTGCAAATCCTGCAATCTCTGCCTCACCGCAATTTTTGAGGGAAAACCTCTGGGATGTTATTCCAAAAACTAG
- a CDS encoding nitroreductase family protein, giving the protein MEFFECVERAIKTRRSHRMYQDRAVEREKLEKIIELAMWAPSAMNRQQWFFVVVSGERLKNLISIVQKGYDHILPRLQRFFADRPKVIEQTKRFFRNLGNAPAAVFAYYTPTGDDYSDVQSVAAAIQNMLLAAHSLGLGTCWMTGPVHVEDEINKALGIEGKKLVAVVTVGYPAKEPPVPPRRDVDKKVVWMVN; this is encoded by the coding sequence ATGGAGTTTTTTGAATGTGTGGAGAGAGCAATAAAGACAAGAAGGAGCCACAGGATGTATCAGGATAGAGCGGTGGAAAGAGAGAAACTGGAAAAAATTATTGAACTTGCCATGTGGGCACCATCGGCGATGAACAGGCAGCAATGGTTTTTTGTGGTGGTTTCCGGTGAGAGGCTTAAAAATCTGATAAGCATAGTTCAGAAAGGTTACGACCACATTCTCCCAAGGCTGCAGAGGTTCTTTGCAGACAGGCCGAAAGTTATAGAGCAGACCAAAAGATTTTTCAGGAATCTTGGTAATGCACCGGCAGCGGTTTTTGCCTACTACACTCCTACTGGCGATGATTACAGCGATGTGCAGAGTGTTGCGGCTGCAATTCAAAACATGCTCCTTGCCGCCCACTCTCTTGGACTTGGCACTTGCTGGATGACGGGGCCCGTACATGTGGAGGATGAGATAAATAAGGCTCTGGGAATAGAGGGTAAAAAGCTTGTTGCAGTGGTAACTGTTGGATATCCTGCCAAAGAGCCACCCGTACCGCCAAGAAGGGATGTCGATAAAAAAGTGGTGTGGATGGTGAATTAG